A region of the Pseudomonadota bacterium genome:
GGTCACCGTAACGGTGCTGGGCGTCAAAGGGAATCAGGTTCGCGTCGGGGTGAATGCACCCAAGGACATCGCAGTACACCGCGAGGAAATTTACGAGCGCATTAAAAACGAAGAAAAAGCCGGCGAGTCCTGATTTTGCGGACTTTGCCGCTTCGATTC
Encoded here:
- the csrA gene encoding carbon storage regulator CsrA; this translates as MLILTRRVGETVMIGDEVTVTVLGVKGNQVRVGVNAPKDIAVHREEIYERIKNEEKAGES